A DNA window from Camelina sativa cultivar DH55 chromosome 17, Cs, whole genome shotgun sequence contains the following coding sequences:
- the LOC104754318 gene encoding U-box domain-containing protein 56 isoform X1 produces the protein MAKALNDDPVYVAVSQDVGESRSTLLWALRSLRVKKLHLLHVHHLISMTPSSSGLEQSEIDAIQESEQTSISDSLLKYHDICIDEGVIEQDVDMSYFSANNVGEWIVELIYQNNIKKLIMGATADSHYPEDMVHITSTNAEYVIRHAPHCCKIWLVCNGDLIQTREGRFELAGSSYSYSESSSSVHSLDSALIPYGGAGRAECVTEPHPLSSSEERSASGVETMYYEAQRQRLEIEELKREKEQRDKMRCEREEALTSSFGVTQKLYSEEVIRRREAEAELNRSKAEIEDMKRVQKEHEEQHYTDCRLLELIQKERDEAIKTCEELLIHLNLDKAMSSSHSPSSPLQWSLSDEPPQCFLCPISKEIMHNPHVAADGHTYEAEEFKRWLRHGGEKSPMTNLRLENDNLTPNLVLRSAIRDWLQRHPYFYDSS, from the exons ATGGCAAAGGCTTTGAATGACGATCCCGTTTATGTTGCAGTCAGCCAAGACGTTGGTGAAAGTCGATCCACTTTGTTATGGGCTTTGAGGTCTCTCCGTGTCAAGAAGCTCCACCTTCTTCACGTTCACCACCTGATTTCCATGACCCCTTCAT CAAGTGGGCTTGAACAAAGTGAGATCGATGCAATCCAGGAGTCGGAACAAACAAGTATAAGTGACAGCCTTCTCAAGTACCATGATATCTGCATAGATGAAGGA GTTATTGAACAAGATGTGGATATGTCATATTTTTCAGCAAATAATGTGGGGGAATGGATTGTGGAACTTATCTATCAAAACAATATCAAGAAGCTGATCATGGGAGCAACTGCTGATTCCCATTACCCTGA GGACATGGTTCATATAACATCTACAAATGCTGAGTATGTGATTCGACACGCACCTCATTGCTGTAAAATATGGCTTGTTTGTAATGGCGACCTCATCCAAACGAG GGAGGGACGCTTTGAACTTGCAGGTTCATCGTACTCCTACTCTGAATCCTCAAGCAGCGTTCATAGCCTTGATTCTGCTTTGATTCCTTATGGGGGAGCAGGAAGAGCTGAATGTGTCACTGAGCCACATCCCCTGTCGTCATCTGAAGAACGATCA GCTAGTGGGGTTGAGACGATGTATTACGAGGCGCAGAGACAGCGATTAGAAATTGAGGaactaaagagagaaaaggagcaACGCGATAAGATGAGGTGTGAAAGGGAGGAAGCTCTCACAAGTTCCTTTGGTGTCACTCAGAAACTGTACAGTGAAGAAGTAATTCGCAGGAGAGAAGCAGAGGCGGAACTAAACAGATCGAAAGCAGAAATTGAAGATATGAAAAGGGTCCAAAAGGAACACGAAGAACAGCATTATACTGATTGTCGTCTGTTAGAATTGATCCAGAAAGAGCGAGACGAAGCTATAAAAACATGTGAAGAGCTTTTGATACATCTAAACCTGGATAAGGCCATGTCATCATCACATTCACCATCATCCCCGTTGCAATGGTCTCTTTCCGACGAGCCTCCCCAATGTTTCCTATGTCCCATTTCAAAG GAGATTATGCATAATCCTCATGTTGCAGCCGATGGTCACACCTATGAAGCAGAGGAATTCAAAAGGTGGCTCCGTCACGGAGGTGAAAAATCACCGATGACAAACCTTAGGCTCGAGAATGACAATCTCACCCCGAATCTTGTTCTTCGTTCAGCCATTAGAGACTGGTTGCAACGGCACCCATATTTCTATGATTCGTCTTAG
- the LOC104754318 gene encoding U-box domain-containing protein 56 isoform X2 encodes MTPSSSGLEQSEIDAIQESEQTSISDSLLKYHDICIDEGVIEQDVDMSYFSANNVGEWIVELIYQNNIKKLIMGATADSHYPEDMVHITSTNAEYVIRHAPHCCKIWLVCNGDLIQTREGRFELAGSSYSYSESSSSVHSLDSALIPYGGAGRAECVTEPHPLSSSEERSASGVETMYYEAQRQRLEIEELKREKEQRDKMRCEREEALTSSFGVTQKLYSEEVIRRREAEAELNRSKAEIEDMKRVQKEHEEQHYTDCRLLELIQKERDEAIKTCEELLIHLNLDKAMSSSHSPSSPLQWSLSDEPPQCFLCPISKEIMHNPHVAADGHTYEAEEFKRWLRHGGEKSPMTNLRLENDNLTPNLVLRSAIRDWLQRHPYFYDSS; translated from the exons ATGACCCCTTCAT CAAGTGGGCTTGAACAAAGTGAGATCGATGCAATCCAGGAGTCGGAACAAACAAGTATAAGTGACAGCCTTCTCAAGTACCATGATATCTGCATAGATGAAGGA GTTATTGAACAAGATGTGGATATGTCATATTTTTCAGCAAATAATGTGGGGGAATGGATTGTGGAACTTATCTATCAAAACAATATCAAGAAGCTGATCATGGGAGCAACTGCTGATTCCCATTACCCTGA GGACATGGTTCATATAACATCTACAAATGCTGAGTATGTGATTCGACACGCACCTCATTGCTGTAAAATATGGCTTGTTTGTAATGGCGACCTCATCCAAACGAG GGAGGGACGCTTTGAACTTGCAGGTTCATCGTACTCCTACTCTGAATCCTCAAGCAGCGTTCATAGCCTTGATTCTGCTTTGATTCCTTATGGGGGAGCAGGAAGAGCTGAATGTGTCACTGAGCCACATCCCCTGTCGTCATCTGAAGAACGATCA GCTAGTGGGGTTGAGACGATGTATTACGAGGCGCAGAGACAGCGATTAGAAATTGAGGaactaaagagagaaaaggagcaACGCGATAAGATGAGGTGTGAAAGGGAGGAAGCTCTCACAAGTTCCTTTGGTGTCACTCAGAAACTGTACAGTGAAGAAGTAATTCGCAGGAGAGAAGCAGAGGCGGAACTAAACAGATCGAAAGCAGAAATTGAAGATATGAAAAGGGTCCAAAAGGAACACGAAGAACAGCATTATACTGATTGTCGTCTGTTAGAATTGATCCAGAAAGAGCGAGACGAAGCTATAAAAACATGTGAAGAGCTTTTGATACATCTAAACCTGGATAAGGCCATGTCATCATCACATTCACCATCATCCCCGTTGCAATGGTCTCTTTCCGACGAGCCTCCCCAATGTTTCCTATGTCCCATTTCAAAG GAGATTATGCATAATCCTCATGTTGCAGCCGATGGTCACACCTATGAAGCAGAGGAATTCAAAAGGTGGCTCCGTCACGGAGGTGAAAAATCACCGATGACAAACCTTAGGCTCGAGAATGACAATCTCACCCCGAATCTTGTTCTTCGTTCAGCCATTAGAGACTGGTTGCAACGGCACCCATATTTCTATGATTCGTCTTAG
- the LOC104754321 gene encoding histidine--tRNA ligase, cytoplasmic-like isoform X2, with protein sequence MAAEGSSINLRGKGSSFTSPSVYKIASGVANVRIDSSAIERFSTRNTPSIKRSSLGIPEGLTNEEARASLAVILNKLILSTSGPPSSSTARSVLPIKILNSEAESFELGEIDVTEGENIVLEKSFASLIGLCKC encoded by the exons ATGGCGGCGGAGGGATCGTCCATCAATCTCCGAGGGAAAGGATCGTCTTTCACTTCCCCCTCCGTTTACAAGATTGCTTCCGGCGTCGCTAATGTTCGAATTGATTCTTCAGCGATCGAGAGATTCTCCACTAGAAACACTCCATCGATCAAACGAAGCTCCTTAGGTATCCCTGAAGGGTTAACGAACGAAGAAGCCCGAGCTTCTTTAGCTGTTATCTTAAACAAGCTTATTTTGTCGACTTCTGGTCCTCCTTCTTCCTCCACCGCTCGTTCTGTTCTTCCGATTAAGATTTTGAATTCGGAGGCGGAGAGTTTCGAATTGGGTGAGATTGATGTGACGGAAGGGGAAAACATTGTGTTGGAGAAGTCTTTTGCTTCGTTGATTGGACTTT gCAAATGTTGA
- the LOC104754321 gene encoding histidine--tRNA ligase, cytoplasmic-like isoform X1, translated as MAAEGSSINLRGKGSSFTSPSVYKIASGVANVRIDSSAIERFSTRNTPSIKRSSLGIPEGLTNEEARASLAVILNKLILSTSGPPSSSTARSVLPIKILNSEAESFELGEIDVTEGENIVLEKSFASLIGLCNSQESLPCCKC; from the exons ATGGCGGCGGAGGGATCGTCCATCAATCTCCGAGGGAAAGGATCGTCTTTCACTTCCCCCTCCGTTTACAAGATTGCTTCCGGCGTCGCTAATGTTCGAATTGATTCTTCAGCGATCGAGAGATTCTCCACTAGAAACACTCCATCGATCAAACGAAGCTCCTTAGGTATCCCTGAAGGGTTAACGAACGAAGAAGCCCGAGCTTCTTTAGCTGTTATCTTAAACAAGCTTATTTTGTCGACTTCTGGTCCTCCTTCTTCCTCCACCGCTCGTTCTGTTCTTCCGATTAAGATTTTGAATTCGGAGGCGGAGAGTTTCGAATTGGGTGAGATTGATGTGACGGAAGGGGAAAACATTGTGTTGGAGAAGTCTTTTGCTTCGTTGATTGGACTTTGTAATTCACAAGAATCTTTGCCTTGTT gCAAATGTTGA
- the LOC104754320 gene encoding U-box domain-containing protein 54-like — MGDDIYVAVNQDVRESKSTLLWALKTLQVNKIFLLHVHLPFSLTTSSSGLTQGEIDAIQDSELKTSYRSLYKYRDICIKNRVKEEDVDISVMSRYDVGEGIVELIYENNIKKLVMGAAADPHYSRGMGIRSRKAEYVLQHAPQSCNMWFICKGKLIETREGSFDLGNRSESFSEFSSSAEKPSKGRRRDEDEPESPKEQQPGWILENEEAAKKVRTRKEPETVKSKSNGSEEDSSSSCLPPHEYMCPITLEIMGDPHVAADGFTYEAETFREYLRTTGGKKKSPKTGEPLENHKLIPNHTLRIVIREWLEKHPNYSRD, encoded by the exons atgGGAGACGATATATATGTTGCGGTGAATCAAGATGTTCGAGAAAGTAAATCAACTTTGTTATGGGCTTTGAAGACTCTTCAAGTCAACAAGATTTTCCTTCTTCACGTTCATCTTCCATTTTCCTTGACCACTTCTT CAAGTGGTCTTACACAAGGGGAGATCGATGCAATCCAAGATTCAGAACTCAAGACTTCATACCGTAGCCTCTACAAGTACCGTGATATCTGCATAAAAAATAGG GTTAAGGAAGAAGATGTGGACATATCAGTGATGTCAAGATATGATGTGGGTGAAGGTATTGTGGAACTCATCTATGAAAACAATATCAAGAAGCTCGTTATGGGAGCAGCAGCTGATCCTCACTACTCCAG GGGAATGGGTATCAGATCAAGAAAAGCAGAGTATGTGCTTCAACATGCACCTCAGAGCTGTAACATGTGGTTCATCTGCAAGGGGAAACTCATCGAGACAAG AGAAGGAAGTTTCGACCTTGGGAATCGATCAGAATCATTCTCAGAATTCTCTAGTTCAGCGGAGAaaccaagcaaaggaagaagaagggatGAAGATGAACCCGAGTCACCTAAAGAACAACAACCA GGTTGGATACTGGAAAACGAGGAAGCAGCAAAGAAAGTAAGAACAAGGAAGGAACCTGAGACAGTGAAGTCAAAAAGCAATGGGAGTGAAGAAGACTCATCAAGTTCATGTCTTCCTCCACATGAGTATATGTGTCCTATAACGTTG GAGATAATGGGAGATCCGCATGTGGCAGCTGATGGATTCACATACGAGGCAGAGACATTCAGAGAGTATCTAAGGACAACAGGAGGGAAAAAGAAGTCGCCAAAGACAGGCGAGCCCCTTGAGAATCACAAACTCATTCCAAATCACACTCTTCGTATCGTCATTAGGGAGTGGCTGGAGAAGCACCCAAATTATAGTCGTGATTAA
- the LOC104754323 gene encoding protein PAIR1-like isoform X3 — protein sequence MKMNMNKAYDLKSISVFPPNLRRSAEPQASQQLRSQQSQQSFSQGPSSQRGCGFSQMTQSSGEDLLINDQRFSSQERDYSLKKVSCLPPINHKRDDSQLAASRPSSGLTRRWSSASVGESNKSQISEELEQRFGMMETSLSRFGMMLDSIQSDIMQANRGTKEVFLETGRLQEKLILQDTSLQQLMKEQADAKASLDGGVKSILEELSKDPNQEKLQKICLMLTAIPEQVESAMQRIQRELCHTFTREIQVLASLKMSEPRVQVPTAPQAKENLPEQRGPATKSNSYCNTTLKTKQPQLPRNPSNAPARAVKAYLSPEIQVGSWKTVKPKQSMFKKRAAGKSVKSEGTGTQFEQCSVIIDSDEDIDGGFSCLIDGNTKGAKFDWDAEKETERILRTARRTKRKFGNPIIIN from the exons ATGAAGATGAATATGAACAAAGCCTACGATCTGAAATCTATATCTGTTTTTCCTCCTAATTTAAG GAGATCAGCTGAACCACAAGCATCTCAGCAGCTTCGATCACAGCAATCACAGCAATCCTTCTCTCAGGGACCTTCGTCTCAGCGTGGTTGTGGCTTTTCTCAGATGACTCAGAGTTCTGGCGAAGACCTCCTCATCAACGATCAG AGATTTAGTTCTCAGGAACGAGACTATTCTTTGAAGAAGGTCAGTTGCTTACCCCCAATCAATCATAAACGAGATGATAGTCAGTTGGCAGCATCGAGACCTTCCAGCGGTCTTACAAGAAGGTGGAGTTCTGCTTCAGTTGGTGAGTCTAATAAAT CTCAGATCAGTGAAGAACTTGAGCAACGGTTTGGGATGATGGAAACTTCTTTGAGCAGGTTTGGAATGATGTTAGATTCAATTCAGAGTGACATCATGCAGGCCAACAGAGGAACTAAAGAAGTATTTCTTGAAA CTGGACGCTTACAGGAAAAGTTGATTCTCCAAGACACTTCACTACAGCAGCTG ATGAAGGAACAAGCAGATGCTAAAGCTAGTCTTGATGGAGGTGTTAAATCTATTTTAGAGGAACTCAGCAAAGATCCCAATCAGGAGAAGCTACAGAAGATCTGTCTGATGCTAACAGCTATCCCAGAGCAAGTAGAATCCGCTATGCAGAGAATTCAAAGGGAACTCTGTCACACGTTCACCAGAGAGATTCAG GTCTTGGCTAGTTTGAAGATGTCTGAGCCAAGGGTTCAGGTTCCAACAGCACCACAA GCTAAGGAAAACTTGCCAGAGCAGCGCGGCCCAGCAACCAAG AGCAATTCCTATTGTAATACTacactgaaaacaaaacaaccgCAGCTTCCCAGAAA TCCATCTAACGCACCAGCCAGAGCTGTGAAAGCATATTTATCCCCAGAGATACAAGTGGGATCTTGGAAGACGGTGAAACCAAAACAGAGTATGTTCAAGAAAAGAGCAGCAGGAAAGTCAGTAAAATCAGAAGGCACTGGAACGCAG TTTGAACAATGCAGTGTTATCATAGATTCAGATGAAGATATCGATGGAGGCTTTTCATGCTTGATTGACGGGAACACCAAAG GAGCTAAATTCGACTGGGACGCAGAGAAGGAAACTGAAAGAATTCTGAGGACAGCAAGGAGGACAAAGAGGAAGTTCGGTAACCCCATAATTATTAACTGA
- the LOC104754323 gene encoding protein PAIR1-like isoform X1: protein MKMNMNKAYDLKSISVFPPNLRRSAEPQASQQLRSQQSQQSFSQGPSSQRGCGFSQMTQSSGEDLLINDQRFSSQERDYSLKKVSCLPPINHKRDDSQLAASRPSSGLTRRWSSASVGESNKSQISEELEQRFGMMETSLSRFGMMLDSIQSDIMQANRGTKEVFLETGRLQEKLILQDTSLQQLMKEQADAKASLDGGVKSILEELSKDPNQEKLQKICLMLTAIPEQVESAMQRIQRELCHTFTREIQVLASLKMSEPRVQVPTAPQVQAKENLPEQRGPAAKVLASSKMPGPRVQPPTAPQAKENLPEQRGPATKSNSYCNTTLKTKQPQLPRNPSNAPARAVKAYLSPEIQVGSWKTVKPKQSMFKKRAAGKSVKSEGTGTQFEQCSVIIDSDEDIDGGFSCLIDGNTKGAKFDWDAEKETERILRTARRTKRKFGNPIIIN from the exons ATGAAGATGAATATGAACAAAGCCTACGATCTGAAATCTATATCTGTTTTTCCTCCTAATTTAAG GAGATCAGCTGAACCACAAGCATCTCAGCAGCTTCGATCACAGCAATCACAGCAATCCTTCTCTCAGGGACCTTCGTCTCAGCGTGGTTGTGGCTTTTCTCAGATGACTCAGAGTTCTGGCGAAGACCTCCTCATCAACGATCAG AGATTTAGTTCTCAGGAACGAGACTATTCTTTGAAGAAGGTCAGTTGCTTACCCCCAATCAATCATAAACGAGATGATAGTCAGTTGGCAGCATCGAGACCTTCCAGCGGTCTTACAAGAAGGTGGAGTTCTGCTTCAGTTGGTGAGTCTAATAAAT CTCAGATCAGTGAAGAACTTGAGCAACGGTTTGGGATGATGGAAACTTCTTTGAGCAGGTTTGGAATGATGTTAGATTCAATTCAGAGTGACATCATGCAGGCCAACAGAGGAACTAAAGAAGTATTTCTTGAAA CTGGACGCTTACAGGAAAAGTTGATTCTCCAAGACACTTCACTACAGCAGCTG ATGAAGGAACAAGCAGATGCTAAAGCTAGTCTTGATGGAGGTGTTAAATCTATTTTAGAGGAACTCAGCAAAGATCCCAATCAGGAGAAGCTACAGAAGATCTGTCTGATGCTAACAGCTATCCCAGAGCAAGTAGAATCCGCTATGCAGAGAATTCAAAGGGAACTCTGTCACACGTTCACCAGAGAGATTCAG GTCTTGGCTAGTTTGAAGATGTCTGAGCCAAGGGTTCAGGTTCCAACAGCACCACAAGTGCAG GCTAAGGAAAACCTGCCTGAGCAGCGCGGTCCAGCAGCCAAG GTTTTGGCGAGCTCAAAGATGCCTGGGCCAAGAGTTCAGCCTCCAACAGCACCACAA GCTAAGGAAAACTTGCCAGAGCAGCGCGGCCCAGCAACCAAG AGCAATTCCTATTGTAATACTacactgaaaacaaaacaaccgCAGCTTCCCAGAAA TCCATCTAACGCACCAGCCAGAGCTGTGAAAGCATATTTATCCCCAGAGATACAAGTGGGATCTTGGAAGACGGTGAAACCAAAACAGAGTATGTTCAAGAAAAGAGCAGCAGGAAAGTCAGTAAAATCAGAAGGCACTGGAACGCAG TTTGAACAATGCAGTGTTATCATAGATTCAGATGAAGATATCGATGGAGGCTTTTCATGCTTGATTGACGGGAACACCAAAG GAGCTAAATTCGACTGGGACGCAGAGAAGGAAACTGAAAGAATTCTGAGGACAGCAAGGAGGACAAAGAGGAAGTTCGGTAACCCCATAATTATTAACTGA
- the LOC104754323 gene encoding protein PAIR1-like isoform X2 produces MKMNMNKAYDLKSISVFPPNLRRSAEPQASQQLRSQQSQQSFSQGPSSQRGCGFSQMTQSSGEDLLINDQRFSSQERDYSLKKVSCLPPINHKRDDSQLAASRPSSGLTRRWSSASVAQISEELEQRFGMMETSLSRFGMMLDSIQSDIMQANRGTKEVFLETGRLQEKLILQDTSLQQLMKEQADAKASLDGGVKSILEELSKDPNQEKLQKICLMLTAIPEQVESAMQRIQRELCHTFTREIQVLASLKMSEPRVQVPTAPQVQAKENLPEQRGPAAKVLASSKMPGPRVQPPTAPQAKENLPEQRGPATKSNSYCNTTLKTKQPQLPRNPSNAPARAVKAYLSPEIQVGSWKTVKPKQSMFKKRAAGKSVKSEGTGTQFEQCSVIIDSDEDIDGGFSCLIDGNTKGAKFDWDAEKETERILRTARRTKRKFGNPIIIN; encoded by the exons ATGAAGATGAATATGAACAAAGCCTACGATCTGAAATCTATATCTGTTTTTCCTCCTAATTTAAG GAGATCAGCTGAACCACAAGCATCTCAGCAGCTTCGATCACAGCAATCACAGCAATCCTTCTCTCAGGGACCTTCGTCTCAGCGTGGTTGTGGCTTTTCTCAGATGACTCAGAGTTCTGGCGAAGACCTCCTCATCAACGATCAG AGATTTAGTTCTCAGGAACGAGACTATTCTTTGAAGAAGGTCAGTTGCTTACCCCCAATCAATCATAAACGAGATGATAGTCAGTTGGCAGCATCGAGACCTTCCAGCGGTCTTACAAGAAGGTGGAGTTCTGCTTCAGTTG CTCAGATCAGTGAAGAACTTGAGCAACGGTTTGGGATGATGGAAACTTCTTTGAGCAGGTTTGGAATGATGTTAGATTCAATTCAGAGTGACATCATGCAGGCCAACAGAGGAACTAAAGAAGTATTTCTTGAAA CTGGACGCTTACAGGAAAAGTTGATTCTCCAAGACACTTCACTACAGCAGCTG ATGAAGGAACAAGCAGATGCTAAAGCTAGTCTTGATGGAGGTGTTAAATCTATTTTAGAGGAACTCAGCAAAGATCCCAATCAGGAGAAGCTACAGAAGATCTGTCTGATGCTAACAGCTATCCCAGAGCAAGTAGAATCCGCTATGCAGAGAATTCAAAGGGAACTCTGTCACACGTTCACCAGAGAGATTCAG GTCTTGGCTAGTTTGAAGATGTCTGAGCCAAGGGTTCAGGTTCCAACAGCACCACAAGTGCAG GCTAAGGAAAACCTGCCTGAGCAGCGCGGTCCAGCAGCCAAG GTTTTGGCGAGCTCAAAGATGCCTGGGCCAAGAGTTCAGCCTCCAACAGCACCACAA GCTAAGGAAAACTTGCCAGAGCAGCGCGGCCCAGCAACCAAG AGCAATTCCTATTGTAATACTacactgaaaacaaaacaaccgCAGCTTCCCAGAAA TCCATCTAACGCACCAGCCAGAGCTGTGAAAGCATATTTATCCCCAGAGATACAAGTGGGATCTTGGAAGACGGTGAAACCAAAACAGAGTATGTTCAAGAAAAGAGCAGCAGGAAAGTCAGTAAAATCAGAAGGCACTGGAACGCAG TTTGAACAATGCAGTGTTATCATAGATTCAGATGAAGATATCGATGGAGGCTTTTCATGCTTGATTGACGGGAACACCAAAG GAGCTAAATTCGACTGGGACGCAGAGAAGGAAACTGAAAGAATTCTGAGGACAGCAAGGAGGACAAAGAGGAAGTTCGGTAACCCCATAATTATTAACTGA
- the LOC104754322 gene encoding uncharacterized protein LOC104754322, which produces MSMESSHVEEKLCSKRQERDHHHLGRISGFLRRWKKRSAQEDEHSISEDDSRLMIRHKAKILHLFLSEIMRKLKHAIRKEKSRHHHHHRFLEKSLSTKDHFFLERMTSISRQRFHHQEHYDDNEKHLSEMLGNQSRLVLSLPGYSSPFSSSGRVGDKNSTVLSRSSSSDNFMNSETVADDSLTIKEIDSASPIDGTSSPFISKSNQTLSHLSVASLPSQPLFIEYEINPVRGEAKIQQPLRRNLLQEENRGMDDKEAVFKYVKEVLDAIDSSWEDLYLITECSDQLLCPALISNIPFYPNKLCVDHDLLFESINEVLFEFCRFPQWVSFVEPRTLALPASSVESIVSEVQEKVYCRLLPMQLPRLLDDRVREDMDKPRSWLDTRCEVDMIGFEISKLILNELVEEVMVDYLT; this is translated from the exons ATGTCAATGGAAAGCAGCCATGTGGAAGAAAAGCTTTGCTCGAAAAGACAAGAGAGAGATCATCATCATTTAGGCAGGATATCTGGTTTTCTCAGGAGGTGGAAGAAGAGGTCAGCACAAGAAGATGAACACAGCATATCTGAAGACGATTCTCGTTTGATGATAAGACACAAAGCCAAGATTTTGCATTTGTTTCTCTCTGAGATCATGAGGAAGCTGAAACATGCAATCAGAAAAGAGAAATCGcggcaccaccaccaccacagaTTCCTGGAGAAGAGTTTGTCAACCAAAGACCATTTCTTTCTCGAGCGCATGACTTCGATATCTCGGCAGAGATTTCATCATCAAGAACACTACGACGACAACGAGAAACATCTCTCTGAGATGTTAGGAAATCAAAGTAGGCTCGTATTATCCCTTCCCGGGTATTCGTCTCCTTTCAGCAGCTCAGGAAGAGTAGGGGACAAGAATTCAACCGTGCTTtcgagatcttcttcttcagacaaTTTCATGAACTCTGAGACAGTTGCAg ATGATTCCTTAACTatcaaagagatagactctGCTTCACCAATAGATGGTACTAGTAGCCCTTTCATATCCAAAAGCAATCAGACACTGTCTCATCTCTCTGTGGCCTCATTACCATCCCAGCCGCTATTCATtgaatatgaaataaatccaGTAAGAG GTGAAGCAAAGATACAACAACCTCTGCGTCGTAACCTATTGCAAGAAGAGAACCGTGGTATGGATGACAAAGAAGCAGTGTTTAAGTACGTAAAAGAGGTGTTGGATGCAATAGACTCAAGTTGGGAAGATCTGTATCTGATAACAGAATGCTCTGACCAGCTTCTTTGTCCGGCATTAATCAGCAACATACCATTCTATCCAAACAAGCTTTGTGTAGACCATGACCTCCTCTTCGAGAGCATCAACGAAGTTCTCTTCGAATTCTGCAGGTTTCCTCAATGGGTTTCCTTTGTTGAACCCAGAACCCTAGCCTTGCCCGCCTCTAGCGTGGAAAGCATCGTTAGCGAGGTACAAGAAAAGGTTTATTGTCGTCTCTTGCCAATGCAACTCCCTCGGTTGTTGGACGATAGAGTTAGAGAAGACATGGATAAACCCAGGAGCTGGTTAGACACCAGATGTGAGGTTGACATGATTGGCTTTGAGATTAGCAAGTTGATACTAAATGAACTAGTGGAGGAAGTCATGGTTGACTACTTGACTTGA